A single Fusobacterium hominis DNA region contains:
- the glmS gene encoding glutamine--fructose-6-phosphate transaminase (isomerizing), with the protein MCGIIGYVGTENEAVEVILDGLSKLEYRGYDSAGLALIEDGKIFIEKKSGRLLNLKKALKGRVDKSCIGIGHTRWATHGNPTDENSHPHFSQDRKVAVVHNGIIENYIDLRDKLEKEGVVFTSQTDSEVVAHLFSKYFDGDMISTLKKVKSIIRGSYALGIIEVDNPDKMVCARKESPLIIGLGKDKNFIASDVPAILKYTRDVVFLDNDEMAIIEKNKVTVFDPQGQPIEKKVTKVEWDTEQANKKGYPHFMLKEIHEQPEVVNKGIARYMKDSQIYFGEEFEKIDFSKIDNIVIVACGTAYHAGLQGAYFLKKLAGIKVDVEVASEFRYSDPFINEKTLAIFISQSGETLDTLMAMKLSKELGATTLAITNVLGSTISREADIVLYTMAGPEISVASTKAYTAQVALMYMFAMYMGIKNKKISIEEYNEYMRTIAEFSDRIEVALENKEKIHELAKKIKDCRNGFYIGRGIDEKIAREGSLKMKEITYIHSEAIAAGELKHGTIALIEPGTLVVVVATQKDMIEKMVSNIKEIKARGGYVIAITKENYSQVLEVADETIFIEDINDMLAPLLTVMPLQLLAYYTAVEKGLDVDKPRNLAKSVTVE; encoded by the coding sequence ATGTGTGGAATTATAGGTTACGTAGGAACGGAAAATGAAGCGGTAGAGGTTATTTTAGATGGACTTAGTAAGCTAGAATATAGAGGATATGATTCTGCTGGTCTTGCACTTATTGAAGATGGGAAAATTTTCATTGAAAAGAAAAGTGGAAGACTTTTAAATCTAAAAAAAGCTCTAAAAGGAAGAGTTGATAAATCTTGCATAGGGATAGGACATACTAGATGGGCGACTCATGGAAATCCAACTGATGAAAATTCACATCCACATTTTAGTCAAGATAGAAAAGTTGCTGTTGTTCACAACGGAATAATAGAAAACTATATTGACTTAAGAGATAAATTAGAAAAAGAAGGTGTTGTTTTTACTTCACAAACTGATAGTGAAGTAGTAGCTCATCTATTTTCTAAATATTTTGATGGAGATATGATAAGTACTTTAAAAAAAGTAAAATCAATAATTAGGGGAAGTTATGCACTTGGAATTATTGAAGTTGATAATCCTGATAAAATGGTATGTGCTAGAAAAGAAAGTCCGCTAATTATTGGGTTAGGAAAAGATAAAAACTTTATCGCTTCTGACGTTCCAGCAATTTTAAAATATACTAGAGATGTTGTTTTTTTAGATAATGATGAAATGGCGATTATTGAAAAAAACAAAGTAACTGTATTTGATCCACAAGGACAACCAATTGAGAAAAAGGTAACAAAAGTTGAATGGGATACAGAACAAGCTAATAAAAAAGGATATCCACATTTTATGTTAAAGGAAATTCATGAGCAGCCTGAAGTTGTAAATAAAGGAATAGCTAGATATATGAAAGATTCTCAAATTTATTTTGGAGAAGAATTTGAAAAAATTGATTTTTCAAAAATTGATAATATTGTAATTGTAGCTTGTGGAACTGCTTATCATGCTGGATTACAAGGAGCATATTTTTTAAAAAAATTAGCAGGAATAAAAGTAGATGTAGAAGTTGCTTCAGAATTTAGATATTCAGATCCATTTATAAATGAAAAAACACTAGCTATATTTATAAGTCAATCAGGAGAAACTCTAGATACATTAATGGCAATGAAACTATCTAAGGAATTAGGAGCTACTACTCTTGCGATTACTAATGTATTAGGTTCTACAATTTCAAGAGAAGCAGATATTGTTTTATACACAATGGCAGGACCTGAAATATCAGTAGCTTCAACTAAGGCGTATACTGCTCAAGTTGCATTGATGTATATGTTTGCTATGTATATGGGAATCAAAAATAAAAAAATATCTATTGAAGAATATAATGAATATATGAGGACAATAGCTGAGTTTTCTGATAGAATAGAAGTAGCATTAGAAAATAAAGAAAAAATTCATGAGCTTGCAAAAAAAATCAAAGATTGTAGAAATGGTTTTTATATTGGAAGAGGAATAGATGAAAAAATAGCAAGAGAAGGTTCTCTTAAAATGAAAGAAATAACATATATTCATAGTGAAGCTATTGCAGCAGGTGAATTAAAACATGGTACAATAGCATTAATAGAACCTGGAACTTTAGTTGTAGTAGTAGCAACTCAAAAAGATATGATAGAAAAAATGGTTTCAAATATAAAAGAAATAAAAGCAAGAGGTGGCTATGTTATAGCCATAACTAAGGAAAATTATTCACAAGTTTTAGAAGTTGCAGATGAAACTATCTTTATAGAAGATATAAATGATATGTTAGCACCACTTTTAACAGTTATGCCTTTACAATTACTTGCTTATTATACAGCAGTTGAAAAAGGATTAGATGTGGATAAACCTAGAAATCTTGCTAAATCTGTAACCGTTGAATAA
- a CDS encoding electron transfer flavoprotein subunit alpha/FixB family protein, translating into MNLNDYKGILVFAEQRDGILQNVGLELVGKAKELAQTLEAPVTAVVIGHNIEKLADTLGEYGADKVIVVDQERLAMYDTEAYAQVFKAIIDAKKPEIVLFGATTLGRDLAPRVSSRMDTGLTADCTKLEVNPETKGLEMTRPAFGGNLMATIICPDHRPQMSTVRPGVMQKAPKVEGRKAEVEKFDVKLDTSKMKVKVLEVVKETKNKVDISEAKILVSGGRGIGSAENFAALESVAKELGATVSASRAAVDAGFISHDRQVGQTGKTVRPDIYFACGISGAIQHVAGMEESDYIVAINKDKEAPIFNIADLGIVGDANKIAVQLLEALKKSKEAK; encoded by the coding sequence ATGAATTTGAATGATTATAAAGGAATATTAGTATTTGCAGAACAAAGAGATGGAATACTTCAAAATGTTGGGCTAGAACTAGTAGGAAAAGCTAAAGAACTTGCTCAAACATTAGAAGCACCAGTAACAGCAGTAGTAATAGGACATAATATAGAAAAATTAGCAGACACATTAGGAGAATACGGAGCAGACAAAGTAATCGTAGTAGATCAAGAAAGATTAGCTATGTATGATACAGAAGCTTATGCGCAAGTATTTAAAGCAATAATAGATGCTAAAAAACCTGAAATAGTTCTATTTGGAGCTACAACATTAGGAAGAGACTTAGCACCAAGAGTATCATCAAGAATGGATACAGGATTGACAGCAGACTGTACAAAACTAGAAGTAAATCCAGAAACAAAAGGGCTTGAAATGACAAGACCAGCATTTGGTGGAAACTTAATGGCAACAATAATATGTCCAGACCATAGACCACAAATGTCAACAGTAAGACCAGGAGTTATGCAAAAAGCTCCAAAAGTAGAAGGAAGAAAAGCAGAAGTAGAAAAATTTGATGTAAAATTAGATACATCAAAAATGAAAGTAAAAGTACTAGAAGTAGTAAAAGAAACAAAAAATAAAGTAGATATTTCAGAAGCAAAAATACTTGTATCTGGAGGAAGAGGAATAGGATCAGCAGAAAACTTTGCAGCTTTAGAATCAGTAGCAAAAGAATTAGGAGCTACAGTATCAGCATCGAGAGCAGCAGTAGATGCAGGATTTATATCACACGATAGACAAGTAGGACAAACAGGAAAAACAGTAAGACCTGACATTTATTTTGCTTGTGGAATATCAGGAGCAATTCAACACGTAGCAGGAATGGAAGAATCAGACTACATAGTAGCAATAAATAAAGATAAAGAAGCACCAATATTTAACATAGCAGATTTAGGAATAGTAGGAGACGCTAATAAAATAGCAGTTCAATTACTAGAAGCATTAAAAAAATCTAAAGAAGCAAAATAG
- a CDS encoding electron transfer flavoprotein subunit beta/FixA family protein has translation MKIVVCIKQVPDTTEIKLDPVTGTLIRDGVPSIMNPDDKAGLEEALRLKDKYNAHVTVITMGPPQAEAILREAFAMGADRAILLTDRKFGGADTLATSKTIAAALRKIDADLVIAGRQAIDGDTAQVGPQIAEHLGLPQVSYVKEMVYDEKDNSLTIKRVVEDGYYKLNVQLPALVTVLSEANSPRYMRVRGIVEAFDRPIETWTFDDIEINPEVIGLKGSPTKVKKSFTKGAKQAGKVFELGTKESVELIIEKLKEKFVI, from the coding sequence ATGAAAATAGTAGTTTGTATAAAGCAAGTTCCAGATACTACTGAGATCAAATTAGATCCAGTTACAGGAACATTAATAAGAGATGGAGTTCCTAGTATAATGAACCCAGATGATAAAGCTGGATTAGAAGAAGCACTAAGATTAAAAGATAAATATAATGCTCACGTAACAGTAATAACAATGGGACCACCTCAAGCTGAAGCAATATTAAGAGAAGCTTTTGCAATGGGTGCAGATAGAGCAATATTATTAACAGATAGAAAATTTGGAGGAGCAGATACACTTGCAACTTCAAAAACAATAGCAGCAGCATTAAGAAAAATAGATGCAGATCTAGTAATCGCAGGTAGACAAGCAATAGATGGAGATACTGCGCAAGTAGGACCACAAATTGCAGAACACTTAGGACTACCTCAAGTTTCTTACGTAAAAGAAATGGTATACGATGAAAAAGATAATAGCTTAACAATAAAAAGAGTTGTAGAAGATGGATATTATAAATTAAATGTTCAACTTCCAGCACTAGTAACTGTATTAAGCGAAGCTAACTCACCAAGATACATGAGAGTAAGAGGAATCGTAGAAGCATTTGACAGACCAATAGAAACTTGGACATTCGATGACATCGAAATCAATCCTGAAGTTATAGGATTAAAAGGATCACCTACAAAAGTTAAGAAATCATTTACTAAAGGTGCTAAACAAGCAGGAAAAGTATTTGAATTAGGAACTAAAGAATCAGTAGAATTGATAATTGAAAAATTAAAAGAGAAGTTTGTTATCTAA
- a CDS encoding acyl-CoA dehydrogenase, whose translation MEFNMPKTHELFRQMIREFAEKEVKPLAAEVDEEERFPVETVKKMAEIGIMGIPIPKEYGGAGGDNVMYAMAVEELSRVCATTGVIVSAHTSLGTWPILKFGTEEQKQKYLPKLASGEWIGAFGLTEPNAGTDAAGQQTTAVLDETTNEWIINGSKIFITNAGYADVYVIFAMTDKSLGLKGISAFIIEATTPGFTIGKKEKKLGIKGSSTCELIFEDARIPKENLLGQVGKGFKIAMMTLDGGRIGIASQALGIAQGALDETVNYVKERKQFKRAIAQFQNTQFQLADLEVKIEASRLLVYKAAWRESNNLPYTVDAARAKLFAAETAMEVTTKAVQLHGGYGYTREYPVERMMRDAKITEIYEGTSEVQRMVISGNLLRK comes from the coding sequence ATGGAATTTAATATGCCTAAAACACATGAACTTTTCAGACAAATGATAAGAGAATTTGCTGAAAAAGAGGTAAAACCTCTAGCCGCTGAGGTTGATGAAGAAGAAAGATTTCCAGTTGAAACAGTTAAAAAAATGGCTGAAATTGGAATAATGGGAATCCCTATTCCAAAGGAATATGGAGGAGCAGGTGGAGACAACGTTATGTATGCTATGGCTGTAGAAGAACTTTCTAGAGTTTGTGCTACTACAGGAGTTATTGTTTCTGCACACACTTCATTAGGAACTTGGCCAATATTAAAATTTGGTACAGAGGAACAAAAACAAAAATATCTTCCAAAATTAGCAAGTGGGGAATGGATAGGAGCATTTGGATTAACTGAACCAAACGCAGGAACAGATGCTGCTGGACAACAAACAACTGCTGTTTTAGATGAAACAACAAATGAATGGATAATAAACGGTTCTAAAATATTCATAACAAATGCAGGATATGCAGATGTATATGTAATATTTGCAATGACAGATAAATCATTAGGACTAAAAGGAATATCAGCTTTCATTATTGAAGCTACAACACCAGGATTTACAATCGGTAAAAAAGAGAAAAAACTTGGAATAAAAGGATCTTCAACATGCGAACTAATATTTGAAGATGCAAGAATACCAAAAGAAAACTTACTAGGACAAGTAGGAAAAGGATTTAAAATTGCAATGATGACTCTTGATGGAGGAAGAATAGGAATAGCTTCTCAAGCATTAGGAATCGCGCAAGGTGCATTAGATGAAACTGTAAACTATGTAAAAGAAAGAAAACAATTCAAAAGAGCAATAGCTCAATTCCAAAATACTCAATTCCAATTAGCAGACTTAGAAGTTAAAATTGAAGCTTCAAGATTACTAGTATATAAAGCTGCATGGAGAGAAAGTAATAACTTACCATATACAGTAGACGCAGCAAGAGCAAAACTATTTGCAGCAGAAACAGCTATGGAAGTAACTACAAAAGCAGTTCAATTACATGGTGGATATGGATACACAAGAGAATATCCAGTTGAAAGAATGATGAGAGATGCTAAGATTACTGAAATCTATGAAGGAACATCAGAAGTTCAAAGAATGGTAATCTCAGGAAATCTTTTAAGAAAATAA